Proteins from one Brevibacillus humidisoli genomic window:
- the secG gene encoding preprotein translocase subunit SecG: MVLTVKILLVIVSIGLIAVVLLQSGKSAGLAGSIGGGAEQLLGKQKARGIDAVLSKLTIAFAVAFMVLTILLGYFLKTA, translated from the coding sequence ATGGTGTTGACGGTCAAGATTTTGTTGGTAATCGTATCTATCGGCTTGATTGCCGTTGTCTTACTTCAATCGGGTAAAAGCGCCGGGCTGGCCGGTTCGATCGGCGGTGGCGCGGAACAGTTGCTGGGCAAGCAAAAAGCTAGAGGAATCGATGCCGTATTGAGCAAGTTAACCATCGCATTTGCGGTGGCGTTTATGGTATTGACCATCTTGCTGGGCTATTTTCTGAAAACCGCTTGA
- the rnr gene encoding ribonuclease R, whose product MNEQEILSFMREQAYHPMTIDELEEAFQITNADDFKELVKTLNQLEDQGEIVRTRTNRYGVPEKMNLFKGRLQSHTKGFGFVIPETPGEGDLYIHANDMNGAMHGDIVLARVEKQTGGARKEGRIIRVVERGITEVVGTFQDEAHYGFVIPDDRRLGKDLFIPKGAYNGAVDGHKVVAKITRYPDGRSNPEGEVTEILGHKNDPGVDILSIIRKYGLPEAFPQEVLAEAEAVPDEISEEEIRGRRDLRDRMMVTIDGADAKDLDDAVSLEQLPNGNYLLGVHIADVSYYVKENSALDQEAYRRGTSVYLVDRVIPMLPHRLSNGICSLNPQVDRLTITCDMEFDQNANVVKHDIYLSVIRTNERMTYADVRSILVDRDEALIEKYHDLVPMFERMEELCRKLRQKRMSRGAIDFDFREAKIYVNEQGEPTEIGFRTRSIAEQIIEEFMLAANETVAEHFHWMKKPFIYRVHEDPNQEKLQSFIEFVTTFGYAVRGKGNSIHPRALQQLLEEAKDTPEEVIISTVLLRSMKQARYDAESLGHFGLATDFYTHFTSPIRRYPDLIVHRLIREWVERGVMNEQREAYWAEKLPLIAEHTSQRERVAVDAERETDDLKKTEYMAEHIGEEFEGVISSVTSFGIFVELPNTIEGLVHVSFLTDDYYHFHEKAYALVGERTGKQFRIGDVVQVRVANVNIEERTIDFEIVGMKKSASRRGERMPRAIAGGKVDRGGKAERAGKRGKAARGKGKADKAPKTAKTAAETPAAKRKRLKERARKRLEGVAVEFGDDYLGQEQSTGAAGQKAFWEDLVESKKKRKKRVAKAAKRKRR is encoded by the coding sequence ATGAACGAACAAGAAATTCTTTCGTTTATGCGGGAGCAGGCGTATCACCCGATGACGATTGATGAGTTAGAGGAAGCATTTCAAATCACAAATGCAGACGATTTCAAAGAATTGGTAAAAACCTTAAACCAGCTGGAAGATCAGGGCGAGATCGTGCGAACACGGACCAACCGCTACGGTGTTCCGGAAAAGATGAATCTGTTCAAGGGCAGACTACAGAGCCACACCAAGGGATTCGGCTTTGTCATCCCCGAAACACCGGGTGAAGGCGATCTCTACATTCACGCCAACGACATGAACGGGGCGATGCATGGCGACATCGTGCTGGCCCGCGTGGAAAAGCAGACGGGTGGCGCCAGGAAAGAGGGACGGATCATCCGTGTCGTGGAGCGGGGGATCACGGAAGTAGTCGGGACCTTTCAGGATGAGGCTCATTATGGCTTTGTCATCCCGGACGACCGCAGGCTGGGGAAAGATCTGTTTATCCCGAAAGGGGCGTATAATGGAGCGGTAGACGGCCACAAGGTAGTAGCCAAAATCACCCGTTACCCGGACGGACGTTCCAATCCAGAGGGGGAAGTGACGGAGATCCTGGGGCATAAAAATGATCCCGGTGTCGACATATTGTCCATCATCCGCAAGTACGGACTGCCGGAAGCGTTTCCCCAGGAGGTGCTGGCGGAAGCAGAGGCCGTACCGGATGAGATCTCGGAAGAGGAAATCCGCGGACGGCGCGACCTGCGGGACCGGATGATGGTGACCATCGACGGTGCCGACGCCAAGGATTTGGACGATGCCGTCTCTCTGGAGCAGCTGCCAAATGGAAACTATCTGCTCGGTGTCCACATCGCGGATGTCAGCTACTACGTAAAGGAAAACTCAGCCCTGGATCAGGAAGCGTATCGGCGCGGCACCAGTGTCTATCTGGTCGACCGGGTCATCCCGATGCTGCCCCACCGCCTGTCCAACGGGATCTGCAGCCTCAATCCGCAGGTGGATCGCCTCACCATCACCTGTGACATGGAGTTCGACCAGAATGCCAACGTCGTAAAGCACGATATCTACCTCAGCGTCATCCGCACCAACGAACGCATGACGTACGCCGACGTGCGCAGTATTCTGGTCGACCGGGATGAAGCGCTGATCGAAAAATATCACGATCTGGTTCCGATGTTTGAACGGATGGAAGAACTGTGCCGCAAGCTGCGGCAGAAACGGATGAGCCGCGGCGCGATTGACTTTGATTTCCGTGAGGCAAAAATCTACGTCAATGAGCAGGGAGAACCGACCGAGATCGGATTTCGCACTCGCTCAATTGCCGAACAGATCATCGAGGAATTTATGCTGGCGGCCAACGAGACGGTTGCCGAACACTTTCATTGGATGAAAAAGCCGTTTATTTACCGGGTCCACGAAGATCCCAACCAGGAAAAATTACAGTCCTTTATCGAATTTGTGACCACGTTTGGCTACGCGGTGCGCGGAAAAGGGAACAGCATCCATCCACGCGCATTGCAGCAGCTGTTGGAAGAAGCGAAGGATACACCGGAGGAAGTGATCATCAGTACCGTCCTGCTGCGTTCGATGAAGCAGGCGCGATACGACGCGGAAAGCCTCGGTCACTTTGGTTTGGCTACAGATTTTTACACACACTTCACATCCCCTATTCGCCGCTATCCAGACCTGATCGTACACCGGCTGATCCGAGAGTGGGTAGAACGCGGTGTGATGAACGAGCAGCGGGAAGCCTACTGGGCGGAAAAACTGCCGCTGATCGCCGAGCATACCTCACAGCGGGAGCGGGTAGCCGTCGATGCTGAGCGGGAAACGGATGATCTGAAGAAAACCGAGTACATGGCGGAACATATCGGCGAGGAGTTTGAAGGTGTCATCTCCAGCGTCACCTCATTTGGGATCTTCGTCGAGCTGCCCAATACGATCGAAGGCTTGGTTCACGTCAGCTTCCTGACCGACGATTACTACCACTTCCACGAAAAGGCGTATGCGCTCGTAGGTGAGCGTACCGGGAAGCAGTTCCGCATCGGGGATGTTGTCCAGGTGCGCGTGGCCAATGTGAATATCGAAGAGCGGACGATCGATTTTGAGATCGTCGGGATGAAAAAAAGTGCCTCTCGGCGCGGCGAGCGCATGCCGCGCGCGATTGCCGGGGGTAAGGTGGATCGCGGCGGAAAAGCAGAACGTGCCGGCAAGCGGGGGAAAGCGGCACGCGGCAAGGGCAAAGCGGACAAGGCGCCCAAGACGGCCAAAACAGCGGCTGAAACGCCGGCAGCCAAGCGGAAGCGGTTGAAAGAACGGGCTCGCAAGCGGCTGGAGGGCGTCGCTGTGGAGTTTGGCGATGATTACCTGGGGCAGGAGCAGTCGACAGGTGCGGCTGGTCAAAAAGCGTTCTGGGAGGACCTGGTCGAGTCCAAGAAGAAGCGGAAAAAGCGGGTGGCTAAGGCTGCGAAGCGGAAGCGGAGATAG
- a CDS encoding phosphoglycerate kinase — MNKKSIRDVELASRTVFCRVDFNVPMQEGRITDDTRIRAALPTIRYMREQGAKVILASHFGRPKGSVVEELRLTPVGEHLAQLLNAPVKKLDDCIGSEVEAAVSAMQPGDVILLENVRFHPGEEKNDPELAQAFAKLADLFVNDAFGTAHRAHASTAGIADYIPAVAGFLMEKELQFLGGALSNPDRPFTAIIGGAKVKDKIAVIENLLNKVDTLLIGGGMANTFLKAQGHSVGSSLHEEDKLDLARSLMEQARQRNVRLLMPTDVVVADRFAADAEKQTVPVDQIPDGWMALDIGPQTVTAFREAITASRTVVWNGPMGVFELEPFAEGTVGVARAMADCPGTTIIGGGDSVAAVEKADVAEQMSHISTGGGASLEFMEGKELPGITALQEK; from the coding sequence GTGAACAAAAAGTCGATTCGTGATGTAGAGCTCGCTTCCCGGACCGTATTTTGCCGGGTCGATTTCAACGTGCCGATGCAGGAAGGGCGGATTACCGATGATACCCGGATTCGCGCCGCCCTCCCGACCATCCGCTACATGCGGGAGCAGGGCGCAAAGGTGATTCTGGCCAGTCACTTCGGCCGCCCCAAGGGGAGTGTGGTGGAGGAACTGCGTCTCACCCCCGTTGGCGAACATCTGGCGCAGTTGCTAAATGCTCCGGTGAAAAAACTGGATGACTGCATCGGATCAGAGGTGGAAGCGGCCGTATCAGCGATGCAGCCGGGAGATGTGATCCTGCTGGAGAACGTACGCTTTCATCCAGGGGAGGAAAAGAACGATCCTGAACTGGCACAGGCGTTTGCCAAGCTGGCTGATCTGTTTGTCAACGATGCATTTGGCACCGCCCACCGTGCGCATGCTTCTACAGCCGGCATAGCCGACTACATACCTGCCGTCGCCGGATTTCTGATGGAAAAAGAGCTTCAGTTTCTCGGCGGCGCGCTTTCCAACCCGGACCGGCCGTTTACGGCGATCATTGGCGGGGCCAAAGTGAAGGACAAGATTGCAGTGATTGAAAATCTGCTCAACAAGGTGGACACGCTGTTGATTGGCGGCGGCATGGCTAATACCTTTCTCAAGGCACAGGGCCATTCCGTAGGTTCTTCGCTGCATGAAGAGGATAAACTGGATCTGGCCCGTTCGCTGATGGAGCAGGCCCGGCAGCGCAACGTACGCCTGCTGATGCCGACAGATGTGGTGGTAGCTGACCGTTTTGCGGCAGATGCTGAGAAGCAGACGGTACCGGTGGATCAGATCCCGGACGGCTGGATGGCCTTAGATATCGGACCGCAGACTGTCACAGCCTTTCGCGAAGCGATCACTGCTTCTCGCACCGTGGTCTGGAATGGCCCGATGGGCGTGTTTGAACTAGAGCCCTTTGCGGAGGGAACCGTTGGTGTGGCCCGAGCGATGGCTGATTGTCCCGGCACGACGATTATCGGCGGCGGAGACTCGGTCGCAGCGGTTGAGAAGGCCGATGTGGCCGAGCAGATGAGCCACATCTCAACAGGCGGCGGGGCATCGTTGGAGTTCATGGAAGGAAAAGAACTGCCTGGCATTACCGCCTTGCAGGAGAAGTAA
- the tpiA gene encoding triose-phosphate isomerase: MRTPILAGNWKMFKTVREAVDFVKQLPADDPATGVEKVICAPYTALPALSEQLRGTSYLLGAQNMHFAEEGAFTGEISPLMLKELGVHYVIIGHSERRQYFNETDESVNQKTKAALQHGLKPIVCVGESLEEREAGRTGEVVRRQTEAALAGISPEQAKQIVVAYEPVWAIGTGKSSTAEEANETISQIRGVMAAKVGEEAAQAIRIQYGGSVKPDNIDSFMRYPDIDGALVGGASLKADSYLQLVQGVQDARR, translated from the coding sequence ATGAGAACACCCATACTGGCTGGGAACTGGAAGATGTTCAAGACGGTGCGAGAAGCTGTCGATTTTGTCAAGCAACTGCCGGCAGATGATCCGGCTACAGGAGTGGAAAAGGTAATCTGTGCTCCCTATACAGCTCTCCCTGCTCTATCGGAACAGCTGCGTGGTACGTCCTATCTGCTCGGTGCACAAAACATGCACTTTGCAGAAGAAGGAGCCTTTACCGGAGAGATCAGTCCGCTGATGCTCAAAGAGCTGGGGGTCCACTACGTGATTATCGGTCACTCGGAACGTCGTCAGTATTTTAATGAGACGGACGAGTCGGTCAATCAAAAGACCAAAGCTGCGCTGCAGCACGGATTAAAACCAATCGTCTGCGTCGGTGAGTCGCTGGAAGAGCGGGAAGCAGGCCGGACAGGAGAGGTGGTTCGCAGGCAGACGGAAGCAGCGCTGGCGGGAATCTCACCGGAACAGGCCAAGCAGATCGTCGTTGCCTACGAACCAGTATGGGCGATCGGTACCGGCAAGTCTTCCACAGCGGAAGAGGCTAACGAGACGATCAGCCAGATTCGCGGTGTGATGGCGGCAAAAGTGGGCGAAGAAGCGGCGCAGGCGATCCGCATCCAGTACGGCGGCAGTGTCAAGCCGGACAACATCGACAGCTTCATGCGCTACCCGGATATTGACGGTGCGCTCGTCGGCGGTGCCAGTCTGAAGGCGGACAGCTACCTGCAGTTGGTGCAGGGTGTACAGGATGCGCGGAGGTGA
- a CDS encoding Na+/H+ antiporter NhaC family protein, producing MFLANLPVLTLIGSIAACLIGGLPLSLALATALLVTLLTVKRLGCSYRQQWQYGWAGLKQTKPVLIILFLVGLLIPLLMMAGTIPAMISYGLSLVHVQFLLTISFGLTAAVSYLLGSSVGTLSTVGLSLIGIAHASGIPSGLAAGALISGAMVGERFSPVSSSRLLVLSTVQEDEARGRFWQITGVCAVGITALMFLVADLGREAASASETIAGYQQLLQQHVPISWVQLLPLIILLGSFAFRVKAIPALCCGLAASFLLYMVTQSPDWHSFLENLLFGYDLRSGTILDALLHGGGLLDILHVLLLISLAGFMNGILYSANLLEPILERFVGSVNNAGVLVAKCVALSLFAIAISCNQTIPILVLGATLRSRFMRLPDGSQLLGRTMLDATLVMPVLVPWNGLAMVTSLAIGVTTLEALPYLWFPLLLPIVTILFSWFHRRQSASEWAKRTEQAL from the coding sequence ATGTTCCTAGCCAATCTGCCCGTACTGACACTGATCGGCAGTATCGCCGCCTGTCTGATAGGGGGCCTGCCGCTCTCGCTGGCGCTCGCAACAGCTCTGCTGGTTACGCTGCTCACGGTAAAGCGGCTCGGCTGCTCTTACCGCCAACAGTGGCAGTATGGCTGGGCAGGTCTGAAGCAGACGAAGCCGGTCTTGATCATCTTGTTTTTAGTCGGCCTATTAATCCCGCTGTTGATGATGGCGGGAACCATCCCGGCGATGATCTCCTACGGCTTATCGCTCGTTCACGTACAGTTTCTGCTGACCATCAGCTTTGGGCTGACGGCTGCGGTATCCTATCTGCTGGGTTCTTCCGTAGGGACGCTCAGCACGGTAGGTCTCTCGCTGATCGGGATCGCCCATGCCAGTGGCATACCAAGCGGATTGGCGGCAGGAGCATTGATATCCGGAGCGATGGTAGGCGAGCGTTTTTCACCGGTCTCTTCCAGCCGCCTGCTCGTACTCAGTACCGTACAGGAGGATGAGGCACGCGGGCGTTTCTGGCAGATTACCGGCGTATGTGCCGTTGGCATCACTGCCCTGATGTTCCTGGTGGCCGATCTGGGGCGAGAGGCTGCATCCGCAAGCGAGACGATTGCCGGGTATCAGCAGTTGCTGCAGCAGCATGTTCCGATTTCCTGGGTACAGTTGCTGCCTTTGATCATCCTGTTAGGCTCGTTTGCCTTCCGGGTCAAGGCGATTCCCGCCCTCTGCTGTGGCTTGGCTGCCAGTTTTCTCTTATACATGGTGACGCAGTCGCCTGATTGGCACTCTTTTCTGGAGAACCTGCTGTTCGGCTACGACCTTCGCTCAGGAACGATACTGGACGCGCTTCTCCACGGCGGCGGACTGCTGGATATACTCCATGTTTTGCTGCTGATCAGTTTAGCCGGGTTTATGAACGGAATACTATACTCAGCGAACCTGCTCGAACCAATCCTGGAACGGTTTGTGGGCAGTGTGAACAATGCAGGTGTTCTGGTAGCAAAGTGCGTAGCCTTGTCGCTGTTTGCGATCGCGATCAGCTGCAATCAGACGATCCCCATTCTCGTCCTCGGGGCGACGCTTCGTTCCCGCTTTATGCGCCTTCCAGACGGCAGCCAACTGCTGGGTCGGACGATGTTGGATGCAACCCTGGTCATGCCGGTTTTGGTTCCCTGGAATGGCCTGGCGATGGTGACCAGTTTGGCGATTGGCGTTACCACACTGGAGGCGCTGCCATATCTCTGGTTCCCGCTGCTGCTGCCCATCGTGACCATTTTGTTTTCCTGGTTCCATAGACGGCAGTCGGCCTCAGAGTGGGCGAAGCGGACAGAGCAGGCTCTGTGA
- the gap gene encoding type I glyceraldehyde-3-phosphate dehydrogenase — MVKIGINGFGRIGRNVFRAALSNPNVEVVAVNDLTDAKTLAHLLKYDSVHGVLDLPVVAGEKSITVGDKEIVVLAERDPANLPWKEYGVEIVVESTGRFTNREDAAKHLEGGAKKVIISAPAKNEDITVVLGVNEEKYDPAAHTVISNASCTTNCLAPFAKVLHEKFGIVRGLMTTVHSYTNDQQILDLPHKDLRRARAAAENIIPTSTGAAKAVSLVLPELKGKLNGFAMRVPTPNVSVVDLVAELKTDVTAEEVNQALREAAEGSLKGILAYSEEPLVSSDYNGNPASSTIDALSTMVLEGNMVKVVSWYDNEWGYSNRVVDLCQYVAERGL; from the coding sequence ATGGTAAAAATAGGAATCAATGGATTTGGACGCATCGGACGCAACGTGTTTCGCGCGGCACTGAGCAACCCCAACGTTGAGGTTGTAGCGGTGAACGATCTGACAGACGCAAAAACCTTGGCGCACCTGCTGAAGTACGACAGCGTGCATGGCGTGCTTGATCTGCCGGTGGTGGCCGGAGAGAAGAGCATTACCGTGGGCGATAAGGAGATTGTCGTCTTGGCTGAGCGCGACCCGGCCAACCTGCCTTGGAAAGAGTACGGGGTAGAGATCGTCGTCGAGTCGACCGGCCGCTTCACCAACCGGGAAGATGCAGCCAAACACCTGGAAGGCGGCGCCAAGAAAGTGATCATCTCCGCCCCTGCCAAAAACGAGGACATTACCGTGGTCTTGGGTGTAAACGAAGAAAAATACGACCCTGCTGCCCATACCGTTATCTCCAATGCATCCTGTACAACCAACTGTCTGGCACCGTTTGCCAAAGTGCTGCATGAGAAGTTCGGCATCGTACGCGGGCTGATGACTACTGTACACTCCTACACCAACGATCAGCAGATCCTCGACCTGCCGCACAAAGACTTGCGTCGGGCACGTGCTGCCGCAGAGAACATCATCCCGACCTCTACGGGTGCAGCCAAGGCGGTTTCACTCGTCCTGCCAGAGTTGAAAGGCAAACTGAATGGCTTTGCGATGCGCGTACCGACGCCAAACGTATCCGTCGTTGACCTGGTGGCTGAGCTGAAAACAGACGTCACCGCAGAAGAGGTCAACCAGGCATTGAGAGAAGCGGCGGAAGGATCGCTCAAAGGGATCCTCGCTTATTCCGAAGAACCGCTGGTCTCCTCTGACTACAACGGAAACCCGGCTTCTTCGACGATTGACGCTCTCTCCACAATGGTGCTGGAGGGCAACATGGTCAAAGTGGTTTCCTGGTACGATAACGAGTGGGGCTACTCAAACCGGGTCGTCGACTTGTGCCAATATGTTGCAGAACGCGGACTGTAA
- the gpmI gene encoding 2,3-bisphosphoglycerate-independent phosphoglycerate mutase gives MANRPKPVALIILDGFALRDETYGNAVAQAKKPNFDRYWSTYPHATLQASGLAVGLPEGQMGNSEVGHLNIGAGRVVYQDLTRVSKAIEEGSFFDNETLLAAIQHAKQNGKKLHLFGLLSDGGVHSHIDHLFALLELAKRENFDQVYIHGFLDGRDVAPDSAVQYIEQLQQKIEQLGTGHIATVQGRYYAMDRDKRWERIEKAYRAMVYGDAPQYTDPIKAVKESYEKSVMDEFVMPTVIVDKAGEPIGKVESGDAVIFFNFRPDRAIQISQAFTNADFRGFDRGEGRPQDLFFVCLTHFSESVDGYVAYKPTNLDNTLGEVLAQQGLRQLRIAETEKYPHVTFFFSGGREQEFPGEKRILIPSPKVATYDLKPEMSAPEVTDAVVAEIEAEATDVIILNFANCDMVGHSGKMEPTIQAVEVVDACLGRVVDAILEKGGVAVITADHGNADLMLDEAGRPITSHSTYPVPVIVTKAGTVLREDGILADLSPTVLDLLGVAQPAEMTGATLLTKA, from the coding sequence ATGGCAAATCGGCCAAAACCTGTCGCGCTGATCATCCTGGACGGATTTGCGCTGCGTGATGAGACCTACGGCAATGCGGTGGCGCAAGCAAAGAAGCCAAACTTCGATCGCTACTGGAGCACGTACCCGCATGCTACGCTGCAGGCGAGCGGACTGGCAGTCGGCCTGCCGGAAGGGCAGATGGGCAACTCCGAGGTAGGCCATCTGAACATTGGTGCAGGCCGGGTCGTCTATCAGGATCTGACGCGCGTCAGCAAGGCGATCGAAGAAGGCAGCTTCTTTGACAACGAAACACTGCTGGCGGCGATTCAGCACGCCAAACAGAACGGAAAAAAACTTCATCTGTTCGGCCTGCTTTCCGATGGCGGCGTACACAGCCACATCGACCACCTGTTTGCCCTGTTGGAATTGGCCAAGCGGGAAAACTTCGATCAGGTGTACATCCACGGTTTTCTGGACGGTCGCGATGTTGCCCCGGACAGTGCGGTACAGTACATCGAACAACTGCAGCAAAAGATCGAACAACTGGGGACGGGGCACATCGCCACCGTTCAGGGACGGTACTACGCGATGGACCGCGACAAGCGCTGGGAGAGGATCGAAAAAGCCTACCGGGCGATGGTCTATGGTGATGCGCCGCAGTACACCGATCCGATCAAAGCGGTAAAAGAGTCATACGAAAAGTCGGTGATGGACGAATTCGTGATGCCTACCGTGATCGTGGACAAAGCGGGAGAGCCGATCGGCAAAGTAGAGAGCGGTGACGCCGTGATTTTCTTTAACTTTCGCCCTGACCGCGCGATCCAGATCTCACAGGCCTTTACCAACGCTGACTTCCGCGGATTTGATCGGGGAGAGGGACGTCCACAGGATCTCTTCTTCGTCTGCCTGACCCATTTTTCCGAGTCGGTAGACGGCTACGTAGCCTACAAGCCGACCAATCTAGACAACACGCTCGGGGAAGTGCTCGCCCAGCAGGGACTGCGCCAACTGCGAATTGCCGAGACGGAGAAGTACCCACACGTCACCTTTTTCTTCAGCGGCGGCAGGGAGCAGGAATTCCCGGGTGAGAAGCGAATACTGATCCCGTCTCCCAAAGTGGCTACCTACGATCTCAAGCCGGAGATGAGCGCTCCCGAAGTGACCGATGCGGTGGTAGCGGAGATTGAGGCAGAGGCAACCGATGTGATCATCCTCAACTTCGCCAACTGCGACATGGTGGGCCACTCCGGCAAGATGGAACCGACGATCCAGGCCGTAGAGGTGGTCGACGCCTGCCTGGGCCGGGTAGTGGATGCCATCCTGGAAAAAGGCGGGGTGGCGGTGATCACCGCCGATCACGGCAATGCGGATCTGATGCTGGACGAGGCGGGCCGTCCGATCACCTCTCACAGCACCTACCCGGTTCCGGTGATCGTGACAAAAGCAGGAACTGTGCTCCGCGAAGACGGCATCCTTGCCGATCTCTCGCCGACCGTGCTCGATCTGCTGGGGGTTGCACAACCTGCTGAAATGACGGGTGCCACACTGCTTACAAAAGCGTAA
- the eno gene encoding phosphopyruvate hydratase: MAMITDVYAREILDSRGNPTVEVEVYLEDGSMGRAAVPSGASTGAYEAVELRDGDKGRYLGKGVQQAVQNVNDIIAPELIGMDAADQVGVDMTMLELDGTANKGKLGANAILGVSMAVARAAAQSAGLPLYNYLGGFNAKTLPVPMMNILNGGKHADNTVDIQEFMVMPVGAASFAEALRTGAEIFHSLKKVLTQKGLNTAVGDEGGFAPNLKSNEEAITTILEAIQAAGYEPGQDVYLALDVASTEMYKDGKYHFEGEGVVKSTEEMIAYYEELINKYPIISIEDGLAEDDWDGWRALTERIGSRVQLVGDDLFVTNTERLAQGIATNTGNSILVKVNQIGTLTETFEAIEMAKRAGYTAVISHRSGETEDSTIADIAVATNAGQIKTGAPSRTDRVAKYNQLLRIEDELGDTARYDGLTAFYNMKK, translated from the coding sequence ATGGCGATGATTACAGATGTGTACGCACGTGAGATTCTTGACTCTCGCGGCAATCCCACAGTAGAGGTAGAGGTTTACCTGGAAGATGGCTCGATGGGCAGGGCAGCCGTTCCCTCCGGCGCCTCCACCGGCGCTTATGAAGCGGTGGAACTGCGCGACGGGGACAAGGGGCGTTATCTGGGCAAAGGAGTACAGCAGGCGGTGCAAAACGTAAACGACATCATTGCCCCTGAGCTGATCGGGATGGATGCGGCCGATCAGGTAGGCGTCGACATGACGATGCTCGAACTGGATGGGACCGCCAACAAAGGGAAGCTGGGTGCCAACGCCATCCTGGGCGTGTCGATGGCAGTGGCCCGTGCGGCAGCCCAATCGGCAGGACTCCCGCTGTACAACTATCTTGGCGGATTCAACGCAAAAACGCTGCCGGTACCGATGATGAACATCCTCAATGGCGGCAAACACGCCGACAATACGGTGGACATCCAGGAGTTCATGGTGATGCCGGTTGGAGCGGCTTCTTTCGCGGAAGCGCTGCGCACCGGAGCGGAGATTTTCCACTCCCTGAAAAAGGTACTGACCCAGAAGGGCCTCAACACGGCCGTCGGTGACGAAGGTGGATTTGCACCCAACTTGAAGTCGAACGAAGAGGCGATCACCACGATTCTGGAGGCGATCCAGGCGGCTGGCTACGAACCCGGGCAAGATGTCTACCTCGCGCTGGACGTCGCCTCGACGGAGATGTACAAAGACGGCAAGTACCATTTCGAGGGTGAAGGAGTGGTCAAATCTACGGAAGAGATGATCGCTTACTATGAGGAACTGATCAATAAGTACCCAATCATTTCGATCGAAGACGGACTGGCAGAGGACGATTGGGATGGCTGGAGAGCTCTCACAGAGCGCATCGGCAGCCGGGTACAGCTCGTCGGTGACGATCTGTTTGTCACCAACACGGAGCGGCTGGCACAGGGGATTGCCACCAATACCGGCAATTCTATCCTGGTAAAAGTAAACCAGATCGGCACGCTGACGGAGACCTTTGAAGCGATCGAGATGGCCAAGCGCGCCGGCTATACCGCTGTCATCTCCCATCGCTCCGGCGAGACAGAGGATTCGACGATTGCCGATATCGCCGTCGCTACCAATGCCGGACAGATCAAGACAGGCGCTCCGTCCCGCACGGATCGTGTAGCCAAGTACAACCAGCTGCTGCGGATTGAAGACGAGTTGGGTGACACCGCTCGCTACGACGGGCTTACAGCCTTCTACAACATGAAGAAGTAA
- a CDS encoding YqzM family protein, giving the protein MAGSKKDKQQNNRPQNDVIDSAKAFFTSFGVLFLVFLIALVASLVIPKEQEMAEDTPAAEINAETVYQEAGCMGCHGQNLEGTSAPPLTAVGSKYDEQQIAEIIKNGKPPAMPGGLVSKPAEVEALAKWLAEKK; this is encoded by the coding sequence ATGGCTGGTTCTAAAAAAGATAAGCAACAAAACAATAGGCCACAAAACGACGTCATCGATTCCGCGAAGGCGTTTTTCACTTCCTTCGGTGTTTTATTTCTCGTGTTTCTGATCGCGCTCGTTGCCTCACTGGTCATCCCGAAGGAACAGGAAATGGCAGAAGATACACCTGCTGCCGAGATCAACGCAGAAACCGTCTACCAGGAAGCGGGCTGTATGGGCTGTCACGGCCAAAACCTGGAAGGGACTAGCGCTCCTCCGCTGACCGCAGTTGGCAGCAAATACGACGAACAGCAGATTGCCGAGATTATCAAAAACGGGAAGCCACCGGCAATGCCAGGCGGACTGGTTAGCAAACCGGCCGAGGTGGAAGCACTGGCCAAGTGGCTCGCTGAAAAGAAATAA